From the Alkalibacter rhizosphaerae genome, one window contains:
- a CDS encoding glycyl-radical enzyme activating protein, with the protein MELVKTTGKFYDIQGFSVHDGPGIRLTLFMKGCPLRCPWCHSPESQAFETELNWMEIKCMGVEACGNCIEACPQGAITYGKKKVRAATQEEITLIHVDRDKCNNCGVCETVCTPKALYLCGKDHTVEEIMDRVRRDVPFFKTSGGGVTLSGGECLSQPAFLTEVLKRCKEEGIHTAVDTTGFARWESFEKILPYTDLFLYDLKNMDSEKHRKVVGVPNEVILENARKIAKAGGKFQIRIPVIPRFNDTTEDFQAYGEFIKSLGSAVEVVQLLPYHSMGTVKWERLQRDAPVLEALPPSEEKMERLKDQLVEMGLPVIIH; encoded by the coding sequence ATGGAATTGGTCAAAACTACAGGCAAGTTTTATGACATACAGGGTTTTTCGGTCCACGACGGACCGGGGATCCGTTTGACATTGTTTATGAAAGGGTGTCCCCTTCGCTGTCCCTGGTGTCATAGTCCTGAGTCCCAGGCTTTCGAGACGGAACTGAACTGGATGGAGATCAAATGCATGGGGGTGGAAGCCTGCGGAAATTGCATCGAGGCATGTCCTCAGGGGGCCATCACATATGGGAAGAAGAAAGTAAGGGCAGCTACCCAGGAAGAGATCACCTTGATCCATGTAGACCGGGACAAATGCAACAATTGCGGCGTATGCGAAACCGTTTGTACGCCGAAAGCCCTTTATCTTTGCGGGAAAGATCATACGGTGGAGGAGATCATGGACAGGGTCCGTCGGGATGTTCCTTTCTTCAAGACATCAGGTGGTGGAGTCACTCTCTCCGGTGGAGAGTGTTTGAGTCAACCGGCTTTTTTAACGGAAGTCTTGAAGCGATGCAAGGAAGAGGGGATCCATACGGCAGTAGATACCACGGGTTTTGCCCGATGGGAATCCTTTGAAAAGATTTTGCCCTACACGGACCTGTTTCTCTACGACCTGAAAAATATGGACAGCGAAAAACACCGCAAAGTAGTGGGAGTGCCCAACGAGGTCATCCTGGAAAATGCCCGAAAGATCGCAAAAGCCGGTGGGAAGTTTCAGATCCGCATCCCGGTGATCCCCCGATTCAACGATACGACCGAGGATTTTCAGGCATATGGAGAATTCATCAAGAGCCTGGGTTCCGCTGTGGAAGTGGTCCAGCTATTGCCTTATCACAGCATGGGGACCGTGAAGTGGGAGCGGCTGCAGCGGGATGCACCGGTCCTGGAAGCCCTGCCTCCATCGGAAGAGAAGATGGAAAGATTGAAAGATCAACTGGTGGAAATGGGGCTGCCTGTCATCATTCATTAA
- a CDS encoding DUF1846 domain-containing protein encodes MRIGFDNEQYKKTQSEHIKERIGLFGNKLYLEFGGKLFDDYHSSRVLPGFEPDSKLKMLDQLKDQLEIVIVISADDIENNKIRGDHGITYDNDVLRLIDAFQGRGFMVGSVVITQYTGENAATRFRQKLESLHIKTYLHYTIDGYPHNVSHIVSDEGYGKNEYVETTRPLVVVTAPGPGSGKMSTCLSQLYHDHQRGIEAGYAKFETFPIWNLPLRHPVNIAYEAATADLDDVNMIDPFHLEAYGKPTVNYNRDIEIFPVLNAIFELIVGKNPYKSPTDMGVNMAGNCIIDDAVCQEAARQEIIRRYYTALLDFKRGRGTKEIVYKLELLMKQAGVTVEHRKVIKPALDRELETGHPAAAIELHDGRIITGKTSDLLGCSAAVILNAIKELGGIDHDMHLVSPEAIEPIQTLKTKYLKGKNPRLHSDEILIALSVSAAHNEHAKCALEQLSKLRHCQLHSSVILSSVDEKIFKKLGIHVTCEPKYETDRMYQSH; translated from the coding sequence ATGAGAATCGGATTTGACAACGAACAATACAAGAAAACCCAATCAGAGCACATCAAAGAGAGGATCGGCCTGTTCGGCAACAAGCTGTACCTGGAATTTGGCGGAAAGCTCTTTGACGATTACCACTCTTCCAGGGTCCTGCCGGGCTTCGAACCGGACAGCAAGTTAAAAATGCTGGATCAGCTCAAGGACCAGCTGGAGATCGTCATCGTGATCAGCGCCGATGACATCGAAAACAACAAGATCCGGGGAGACCATGGCATCACCTACGACAACGACGTCTTGAGACTCATCGACGCTTTTCAAGGCCGGGGATTCATGGTGGGCAGCGTGGTCATCACCCAGTATACGGGAGAAAATGCAGCCACCCGCTTCCGACAGAAGCTGGAGTCCCTTCACATCAAAACTTACCTTCACTACACCATTGACGGCTACCCCCACAACGTATCCCACATCGTCAGTGACGAAGGCTATGGAAAAAACGAATACGTAGAAACGACCCGGCCCCTGGTAGTTGTCACGGCGCCAGGCCCCGGCAGCGGAAAAATGTCCACCTGCCTGTCCCAGCTCTATCACGATCACCAACGGGGGATCGAAGCCGGCTACGCCAAATTCGAAACCTTTCCCATCTGGAACCTTCCATTGCGCCATCCGGTCAACATCGCCTACGAAGCTGCAACGGCGGACCTGGACGATGTGAACATGATTGACCCTTTCCACTTGGAAGCCTATGGAAAGCCAACGGTGAACTACAACCGGGATATTGAAATCTTTCCAGTCCTCAATGCCATTTTCGAATTGATCGTGGGTAAAAATCCCTATAAATCGCCTACAGACATGGGGGTCAACATGGCAGGCAACTGCATCATCGACGATGCCGTCTGCCAGGAAGCAGCCAGACAGGAGATCATCCGAAGATACTACACCGCCTTGCTGGATTTTAAAAGAGGACGGGGAACCAAAGAGATCGTCTATAAACTGGAACTGCTGATGAAACAGGCAGGAGTCACGGTAGAACATCGCAAAGTGATCAAACCTGCTCTCGACCGGGAATTGGAGACGGGCCATCCCGCCGCCGCAATCGAACTTCACGACGGTCGGATCATCACCGGAAAAACCTCGGATCTGCTGGGTTGTTCCGCCGCCGTGATCCTTAATGCCATCAAGGAATTGGGCGGCATCGACCACGACATGCACCTGGTATCGCCGGAAGCCATCGAACCCATTCAAACCTTGAAGACAAAATATCTGAAAGGAAAGAACCCCAGACTCCACAGCGATGAGATCCTCATCGCCCTGTCCGTCAGCGCCGCCCACAATGAGCATGCCAAATGTGCCTTGGAGCAACTTTCCAAGCTCCGTCACTGTCAGCTCCACTCTTCGGTGATCTTGTCCAGTGTGGATGAAAAGATCTTCAAAAAATTGGGGATCCATGTCACCTGCGAACCCAAATATGAAACGGACCGGATGTACCAAAGCCATTGA
- a CDS encoding YaiI/YqxD family protein encodes MKILIDADGCPVVDTTVRMAREYNIPCIILCDTAHQIQRPGATTRILSKGSDSVDFALVNMVEKGDLVITQDYGLAAMCIARGAQVLHQDGRPYTSENIDGLLFSRHASKKARQAGLRVKGPKKRSKDQDRYFETSLRNILERNSFENTEG; translated from the coding sequence ATGAAGATACTGATCGACGCCGATGGTTGCCCTGTCGTGGACACTACAGTCCGCATGGCAAGAGAGTACAACATCCCCTGCATCATCCTGTGCGATACGGCCCACCAGATCCAGCGACCCGGTGCAACGACCCGTATCCTGTCCAAAGGTTCGGACAGCGTGGATTTTGCATTGGTCAACATGGTGGAAAAGGGTGATCTGGTCATCACCCAGGATTACGGACTGGCCGCCATGTGCATTGCAAGAGGTGCCCAGGTCCTGCACCAAGACGGAAGGCCCTACACGTCCGAGAACATCGACGGTCTGCTCTTTTCGAGGCACGCCTCCAAAAAAGCTCGTCAGGCAGGCCTTCGGGTGAAGGGACCAAAGAAACGCTCCAAGGACCAGGACCGGTATTTTGAAACATCCTTGAGAAATATTTTGGAACGGAATTCCTTTGAAAACACAGAGGGATGA
- a CDS encoding carbonic anhydrase has translation MEKLLDGITRFRREDFEAHKELFTALGGSQKPHTLFISCSDSRIDPNMITGTKPGELFIIRNIANLVPPYRESDEYLATTSAIEYAVLTLEVENIVVCGHSNCGGCAASMKSEEEMAGLPHTKKWLELMKPVRDKVLERFGEDEPEAREWYMEQGNVVEQLRHLMTFPYIKERVEAGSLILSGWYYIIETGEIFIYDDECGLFNCKN, from the coding sequence GTGGAAAAACTGTTGGATGGGATCACCAGATTTCGACGGGAAGATTTTGAAGCACACAAGGAATTGTTCACTGCATTGGGAGGCAGTCAAAAACCCCACACCTTATTCATCTCTTGTTCTGATTCCCGGATCGATCCCAATATGATCACCGGCACGAAACCGGGGGAACTGTTCATCATTCGAAACATCGCCAACCTGGTGCCACCCTACCGGGAAAGCGACGAATACCTGGCCACCACATCGGCCATCGAGTATGCGGTGTTGACCCTGGAGGTAGAAAACATCGTTGTCTGCGGGCATTCCAACTGTGGAGGGTGTGCCGCCAGCATGAAATCCGAGGAAGAAATGGCAGGACTGCCCCACACCAAAAAATGGCTGGAGTTGATGAAACCGGTCCGGGACAAGGTATTGGAACGATTCGGAGAAGACGAACCGGAGGCCAGGGAATGGTACATGGAGCAGGGAAACGTGGTGGAACAGCTGCGTCACTTGATGACCTTCCCATACATCAAGGAGCGGGTGGAAGCAGGCAGTTTGATTTTAAGCGGATGGTACTATATCATTGAAACAGGAGAGATTTTTATTTACGACGACGAGTGCGGTTTGTTCAACTGCAAAAACTGA
- a CDS encoding MalY/PatB family protein yields MAYDFIKVPNRRNVGSAKYQQMMDWNPKVEEDIVPFSVADMELANPPEIIKGLQDYLEDAVLGYTMPTKAYKQAVAGWMKRRHQWEIQEEWMLTAPGVVHAFFTGVQAYSDPGDGVIVMPPVYYPFYRAIEANGRKVVSNPLALEEGRYVIDYEDLEKKAKDPSNKVLLFCSPHNPVGRVWTKEELVQVAKICLENQVVMLSDEIHFDLILPGHVHTVMASLSEEAAKQTVVFTAPSKTFNLAGMQTSNIIIPDEKLRKKYEDEAAKTGIFGLNILGYKACEIAYTQCEGWLEEFLVLLEKNHQIVKEFFKVQLPDVTVFDLEGTYLQWMDFRKFGLSKEELEHVMQQKAQVFFDEGYVFGEEGAGFERMNLACPTWVLEEGLMRIKEALQ; encoded by the coding sequence ATGGCCTATGACTTTATAAAGGTACCGAATCGAAGGAATGTGGGGTCCGCCAAATATCAGCAAATGATGGATTGGAATCCGAAAGTAGAGGAAGACATTGTTCCCTTTTCCGTGGCGGACATGGAACTGGCCAATCCGCCGGAGATCATCAAGGGGCTCCAGGATTATTTGGAGGATGCGGTGTTGGGTTATACCATGCCCACCAAGGCATACAAGCAGGCAGTCGCCGGTTGGATGAAACGGCGTCACCAATGGGAGATCCAGGAAGAATGGATGTTGACGGCACCGGGGGTGGTCCATGCTTTCTTTACAGGGGTGCAGGCCTATTCCGATCCGGGAGACGGCGTCATCGTCATGCCGCCGGTATACTATCCTTTCTACCGGGCCATTGAAGCCAATGGGAGAAAAGTGGTTTCCAATCCGTTGGCATTGGAAGAAGGTCGCTATGTCATCGACTATGAAGACCTGGAGAAAAAGGCGAAAGACCCGAGCAACAAGGTCCTTTTGTTTTGCAGTCCCCACAATCCTGTAGGTCGGGTTTGGACGAAAGAGGAATTGGTGCAGGTTGCAAAAATCTGTTTGGAAAACCAGGTGGTGATGTTGTCCGACGAGATCCACTTTGACTTGATCCTCCCCGGACACGTCCACACGGTGATGGCCAGCCTGTCGGAAGAGGCGGCAAAACAAACCGTGGTGTTCACGGCGCCCAGCAAGACCTTCAACCTGGCGGGGATGCAAACCTCCAACATCATCATACCCGATGAAAAATTGCGGAAAAAATACGAGGATGAAGCGGCAAAAACCGGTATTTTCGGGTTGAATATTTTAGGCTACAAAGCCTGTGAGATCGCCTATACCCAGTGTGAAGGCTGGCTGGAAGAGTTTTTGGTCCTTTTGGAAAAAAATCATCAGATCGTCAAGGAATTTTTTAAAGTCCAGTTGCCGGACGTGACGGTTTTTGACCTGGAAGGAACCTATTTGCAGTGGATGGATTTTCGAAAGTTTGGTCTGTCCAAGGAAGAACTGGAACATGTCATGCAGCAGAAGGCCCAGGTTTTCTTTGACGAAGGATATGTTTTTGGAGAAGAAGGGGCGGGATTTGAACGAATGAACCTTGCCTGTCCCACATGGGTATTGGAAGAAGGGCTAATGAGGATCAAAGAAGCGTTGCAGTGA
- a CDS encoding ABC1 kinase family protein yields MLKSKRFRQIVRAFSKYGFGHFIHTTLRSEKTKRDPENLKHLFEELGPTFMKLGQILSTRPDLVPPEYRMELTKLQDNASPFPWESVEKILAEDLGPSYSAYFSHFEKIPIACASVAQVHEALLSTGEAVIVKVRRPDIEETFLEDLDILIYIAQKMPNSFKDVLLDPVDALREIKETSILELDFANELAYMERFQEENQSIACISLPKVFPAYCSSRLVVQEKIDGIKINNMPALKEEGYDLEDIGKKLVLSFLYQVLETGFFHGDPHPGNLLIRDGKIYYIDFGIMGSLSTVAKGSTNEIVKSLAVKDVNALVNLMLRIGIYKGPIDRNQLYEDVETLLNSYFLSSFRNIQVSRLLMDVFDAARKNNLRVPREYTMLLKSLVILEGVVSELSPDLNIIELARHYTKGDIENPLKDLQLETLLLGGHHFVRDLALIPSSVQTILDNFISGRGKVKINITNLDEKWVEFNKMVNRMVFALLVSALIVASALIVRSGQGPSINGISIVGLFGFGLAGLLSLWLMFSILKSGNI; encoded by the coding sequence ATGCTCAAAAGCAAACGCTTTCGCCAGATCGTTCGAGCCTTCAGCAAATACGGTTTCGGACATTTTATCCACACCACCCTTCGCAGTGAAAAAACAAAGCGGGACCCGGAAAATCTGAAACACCTTTTTGAAGAACTGGGTCCCACTTTCATGAAGTTGGGGCAAATCTTGTCCACCAGACCCGATCTGGTCCCTCCGGAATACCGGATGGAATTGACAAAACTGCAAGACAACGCCTCTCCATTCCCATGGGAGAGCGTTGAAAAGATCCTTGCAGAAGATCTGGGTCCTTCTTATAGCGCCTATTTTTCTCATTTCGAAAAGATCCCCATCGCCTGCGCCTCCGTCGCCCAGGTCCACGAAGCCCTTTTATCCACCGGCGAAGCGGTCATTGTCAAGGTGCGGCGTCCGGATATCGAAGAGACTTTTTTGGAAGATCTGGATATATTGATCTACATCGCACAGAAAATGCCCAACTCCTTCAAAGATGTTTTGTTGGATCCGGTAGATGCTCTTCGAGAGATCAAGGAAACCAGCATTTTGGAACTGGACTTTGCCAATGAACTGGCTTACATGGAGCGTTTTCAGGAAGAAAATCAAAGCATCGCCTGCATCTCCCTTCCCAAGGTGTTCCCGGCTTACTGCTCCAGCCGTTTGGTGGTGCAGGAAAAGATCGACGGGATCAAGATCAACAACATGCCCGCACTGAAAGAAGAAGGATATGATTTGGAGGACATCGGAAAAAAACTGGTCTTGTCTTTTCTATACCAGGTGCTGGAGACCGGATTCTTCCACGGCGACCCCCACCCGGGCAACCTGTTGATCCGAGACGGCAAGATCTACTATATCGATTTTGGCATCATGGGTTCCCTGTCCACTGTGGCGAAAGGAAGCACCAACGAGATCGTCAAATCACTGGCCGTTAAAGATGTCAATGCCCTGGTCAACCTTATGCTGCGCATCGGGATCTACAAGGGGCCCATCGATCGAAACCAGCTGTATGAAGATGTGGAAACTCTTCTGAACTCCTATTTCCTGTCCAGTTTTCGCAACATCCAGGTGTCCCGTCTCCTCATGGATGTTTTTGATGCCGCCCGAAAAAACAATTTGCGGGTCCCACGAGAATACACCATGCTATTAAAATCCTTGGTGATTCTGGAGGGTGTGGTCAGCGAGCTCTCTCCGGATCTGAACATCATCGAACTGGCCCGCCACTATACCAAAGGCGACATTGAAAACCCGCTGAAGGATCTTCAATTGGAGACTCTCCTGCTGGGAGGCCACCATTTCGTTCGGGACCTGGCGCTGATCCCCTCATCCGTCCAGACGATCCTGGACAATTTCATCAGCGGTCGGGGCAAGGTGAAGATCAACATCACCAACCTGGACGAAAAATGGGTGGAGTTCAATAAAATGGTCAATCGGATGGTCTTTGCCCTGTTGGTTTCCGCCCTCATCGTGGCTTCTGCTCTCATCGTTCGTTCCGGGCAGGGTCCGTCCATCAACGGCATCTCCATCGTGGGTCTGTTTGGGTTTGGTCTGGCAGGGCTGTTGAGCTTGTGGTTGATGTTTTCCATTTTAAAATCCGGAAATATTTAA
- a CDS encoding phasin family protein, producing the protein MDELKKLMLLTLGAASASMEKVDGVVQELIEKGKMTVKEGKELREELLRDKESGKHKEELKSFLASLRLATKEDLEKLEARVAELEAKLSE; encoded by the coding sequence ATGGATGAACTGAAAAAACTCATGCTGCTGACCCTGGGTGCCGCATCCGCCTCCATGGAGAAAGTGGATGGCGTAGTCCAGGAACTGATCGAAAAAGGGAAAATGACCGTTAAAGAAGGCAAGGAACTGCGGGAAGAACTTCTTCGAGACAAGGAATCCGGGAAACACAAAGAAGAATTAAAAAGTTTTCTTGCTTCTTTGCGTTTGGCCACCAAGGAGGACCTGGAAAAGCTGGAAGCCCGCGTGGCGGAATTGGAAGCAAAACTGTCTGAATAA
- a CDS encoding sensor domain-containing diguanylate cyclase yields MNNKKFIEQEFYRFIFENSMDAIFLTSPDGAIHRANPAACRMFEMTEEELVKAGRAGIVDLEDPRLEAGLKEREEKGFVFAELTYIKKDGTRFPGQVTSTIFHDENGSPWTAMIVRDVTHVKQTKDALLELQKVTEDMASRDYLTGVLNRRGFVEKLKKEVSRLQREKGQLTLMMIDIDYFKAINDQYGHLQGDALLIEFADRLKKLIRPYDEIGRYGGDEFILMMPNTGEADALLAAERIRLVFKNDPIKTTKKKIPITLSIGVSVYTHEDGRDLTSMLSKVDDNMYRAKEKRDFVYAH; encoded by the coding sequence TTGAACAACAAAAAGTTTATTGAGCAGGAGTTCTACCGTTTTATTTTTGAGAACAGCATGGATGCCATTTTTTTGACCAGTCCGGACGGAGCCATCCACCGGGCCAATCCGGCGGCGTGCCGGATGTTTGAGATGACCGAAGAAGAACTCGTCAAAGCCGGCCGTGCCGGCATCGTCGATCTCGAAGACCCCAGGCTGGAAGCCGGATTAAAGGAACGGGAAGAAAAAGGATTTGTTTTTGCGGAGTTGACTTATATTAAAAAAGACGGGACCCGTTTTCCAGGTCAGGTCACTTCCACCATATTCCATGATGAAAACGGGTCGCCATGGACGGCCATGATCGTTCGGGATGTGACCCATGTCAAGCAAACGAAAGATGCACTGTTGGAATTGCAAAAGGTCACGGAAGACATGGCTTCAAGAGATTACTTGACGGGAGTTCTCAATCGCAGGGGGTTTGTGGAAAAATTGAAGAAGGAAGTAAGCCGGCTGCAGCGGGAAAAAGGGCAGCTGACGTTGATGATGATCGACATCGACTATTTCAAGGCCATCAACGACCAGTATGGTCACTTGCAGGGAGATGCCCTCCTTATAGAATTTGCTGATCGTTTGAAAAAACTGATTCGACCCTACGACGAGATCGGCCGGTATGGTGGGGACGAATTTATCCTCATGATGCCCAATACGGGGGAAGCTGATGCTCTGTTGGCTGCAGAAAGGATCCGGTTGGTATTTAAAAATGACCCCATCAAGACCACGAAGAAGAAGATCCCCATCACCTTGAGCATCGGGGTGTCCGTATATACCCATGAAGACGGACGGGACTTGACCAGCATGCTCTCCAAGGTGGACGACAACATGTACCGGGCCAAGGAAAAAAGAGACTTTGTTTATGCACATTGA
- a CDS encoding MFS transporter, with amino-acid sequence MKAWKKDTAFFLLSQSVSLFGSMLVQYAIMWYITLETRSGAMMTISILCGLVPIFFISPFAGVWADQFPRKQLIIWADLLIAGTTLILFFLFLSGRDSIWMLFVALAIRALGTGIQTPAVTAMIPQLVPEDQLTKVNGINGSLQSMVSLISPMVSGALLTFAAVETIFLIDVVTAISAVFILAFLLRVKPHEKALRKEKVDYFKDMKEGLSFIANHGYIRTIFIYCAIYYVLVSPLAFLTPLQVTRSFGGDVWRLSAIEVAFSTGMMLGGILIATWGGFKNKAHTMVTAILIIALNTVALGLVGNFWIYLAFLAFVGIVMPVFYTPFMVLLQQKVETDFQGRVFGVFSMISSSMMPMAMLLFGPLSDVVSIESMLLVTGILLLVEGMFMARSKVLLEAGKPR; translated from the coding sequence TTGAAAGCCTGGAAAAAAGATACGGCGTTTTTTTTATTGAGTCAAAGCGTGTCCCTGTTCGGTTCCATGCTGGTCCAGTATGCCATCATGTGGTATATCACCCTGGAGACCCGGTCTGGAGCCATGATGACCATATCCATCTTGTGCGGATTGGTCCCCATATTTTTCATATCACCTTTTGCCGGCGTGTGGGCGGATCAGTTTCCAAGAAAACAGCTGATCATCTGGGCGGATCTTCTTATTGCCGGAACCACCTTGATCCTGTTCTTTTTGTTCTTGTCCGGAAGGGATTCCATCTGGATGCTTTTTGTGGCCCTGGCCATTCGGGCCCTTGGAACGGGGATCCAGACTCCGGCGGTGACCGCCATGATTCCACAATTGGTTCCGGAAGATCAACTGACAAAGGTCAACGGCATCAACGGCAGCCTCCAATCCATGGTTTCCCTCATATCCCCCATGGTCAGCGGAGCCTTGTTGACCTTTGCCGCCGTGGAGACCATCTTTCTCATCGACGTGGTCACGGCTATCAGTGCCGTCTTTATCCTGGCTTTTCTTCTGAGAGTAAAGCCTCATGAGAAGGCCCTTCGCAAAGAGAAGGTGGATTATTTTAAGGATATGAAGGAAGGCTTGTCTTTCATAGCAAACCATGGTTACATACGAACCATTTTCATATATTGCGCCATCTATTATGTTCTAGTATCTCCTTTGGCGTTTTTGACGCCCTTGCAGGTGACTAGAAGTTTTGGCGGAGATGTCTGGAGGCTGAGCGCCATTGAAGTTGCCTTTTCCACCGGCATGATGCTTGGTGGGATCCTTATCGCTACCTGGGGTGGATTTAAAAACAAGGCCCACACCATGGTGACGGCGATCTTGATCATCGCCTTGAACACCGTGGCCTTGGGCCTTGTTGGAAATTTTTGGATATACCTTGCGTTCCTTGCTTTCGTGGGTATTGTCATGCCCGTATTTTATACGCCTTTCATGGTCTTGCTTCAACAAAAGGTGGAGACCGATTTTCAAGGCCGGGTCTTTGGTGTCTTCAGCATGATCTCCAGCTCCATGATGCCTATGGCCATGCTCCTTTTTGGCCCCTTGTCGGATGTGGTTTCCATAGAGAGCATGCTGCTGGTCACTGGAATTTTGCTGCTGGTGGAAGGGATGTTCATGGCCAGAAGCAAGGTCTTGTTGGAAGCAGGAAAACCTCGATGA
- a CDS encoding DUF169 domain-containing protein codes for MNKVTDFTEMGKELERMLKLRTHPIALKMVTKDDALPEKVIRPKEDGLGHIALCQGFFMARKQGWTLYMEKEDHWCWAPLIAYGMVEFHEDAPSFGEVVKNLGIADMEQAKAFAKKFPKLEYEKYTGILMGPLSSATYEPDVVLIYSNPGQLRTMLWAYKNQTGDILKTEMDGIDSCVFSAIPILKGGKARVTVPDPGEYERANATEDEMIFSISKEELPLLIQGLQVFDERKMGYGALTPEIRPDYPRPQFYNNLFEIWGLDTGEVWKR; via the coding sequence ATGAACAAGGTTACTGATTTTACTGAAATGGGAAAAGAATTGGAAAGAATGCTGAAGCTTCGAACCCACCCCATCGCTCTTAAAATGGTCACCAAGGACGATGCCCTTCCGGAAAAAGTGATCCGGCCGAAAGAGGACGGCCTGGGCCATATTGCACTGTGCCAGGGTTTTTTTATGGCCAGAAAACAAGGATGGACCCTCTACATGGAAAAGGAAGACCATTGGTGCTGGGCGCCGCTGATCGCCTACGGCATGGTGGAATTTCATGAAGACGCCCCCAGCTTCGGAGAAGTCGTAAAAAATTTGGGCATCGCCGACATGGAACAGGCAAAAGCCTTTGCCAAAAAATTCCCGAAATTAGAATACGAGAAATATACCGGCATCCTCATGGGTCCCCTGTCCTCGGCAACTTATGAACCGGATGTGGTGTTGATCTACTCCAACCCGGGGCAGCTTCGGACCATGCTGTGGGCCTACAAGAACCAGACAGGCGATATTTTGAAGACGGAAATGGACGGCATCGATTCCTGCGTCTTCTCCGCCATCCCCATTTTAAAAGGCGGCAAAGCCAGGGTGACTGTTCCCGATCCTGGCGAATACGAGCGGGCCAACGCCACGGAGGATGAAATGATCTTCTCCATATCCAAAGAGGAACTGCCCCTGCTGATCCAAGGTTTGCAAGTATTCGACGAACGAAAGATGGGCTATGGCGCCCTGACGCCGGAGATCCGGCCGGATTACCCAAGACCCCAGTTCTACAACAACCTTTTCGAAATCTGGGGGTTGGATACGGGAGAAGTCTGGAAACGCTGA
- a CDS encoding DUF456 domain-containing protein has protein sequence MNIWALIAAILLFITGIAGTVLPMLPGPVFIFGGMLFYGIVTDFISLDSNFFLLQAVALVILFLVDYVSSAVGTKFFGGTKRTAVAAAIGTVVGLVVFGPIGLAIGPFLGSVLTELINGNTTDRAIRIGFGALIGLLGGTLLKIVIELIMIGAFFMKILF, from the coding sequence TTGAATATCTGGGCACTTATAGCAGCCATTTTACTCTTTATTACCGGAATCGCAGGAACGGTTCTGCCCATGCTGCCGGGACCGGTCTTCATTTTCGGCGGCATGCTCTTTTACGGCATCGTCACCGATTTTATCTCCCTGGATTCCAATTTTTTTCTGCTTCAAGCCGTGGCCCTTGTCATTCTGTTTTTGGTGGACTATGTTTCCTCCGCCGTGGGTACCAAGTTTTTTGGAGGCACAAAACGGACTGCCGTGGCAGCTGCCATCGGCACCGTCGTTGGGTTGGTGGTTTTTGGACCCATCGGTTTGGCCATCGGACCTTTTTTGGGCTCTGTTTTAACGGAACTCATCAACGGCAATACCACGGACCGGGCCATCCGCATCGGCTTTGGTGCCTTGATCGGCCTGTTGGGTGGCACTCTGCTAAAAATCGTCATTGAGCTCATCATGATCGGTGCTTTTTTTATGAAAATTCTATTTTGA